ACTGAGTATTTTTCATCATCATACAGCAGTAATATCTAGGAAGTTCCCAGACTAAGGCCAAGGCTGCTATTGCTGCTGGCTACCTGCTCTCCTCTCGTTAAACTGTGgctatcacaggaggttggtggcaccttaattggggaggacgggctcgtggtaatggctggagtggaattggTGGATTGGTAGCAAATATATGAAACACATGGTTTTCAATGTGTTTGATGACaatccatttgctctgttccaccCATTATGATGCATGTGTTGTTCTGGTTGATATCTGTGTTGTTCTGGTTGATATATGTTTTGTTCTGGTTGATATCTGTGTTGTTCTGGTTGATATATGTGTTGTTCTGGTTGATATATGTGTTGTTCTGGTTGATATATGTTTTGTTCTGGTTGATATCTGTGTTGTTCTGGTTGATATCTGTGTTGTTCTGGTTGATGTCTGTGTTGTTCTGGTTGATATATGTGTTGTTCTGGTTGATATATGTGTTGTTCTGGTTGATATCTGTGTTGTTCTGGTTGATATATGTTTTGTTCTGGTTGATATATGTTTTGTTCTGGTTGATATCTGTGTTGTGCTGGTTGATATATGTGTTGTTCTGGTTGATATAGGTGTTGTTCTGGTTGATATCTGTGTTGTTCTGGTTGATATCTGTGTTGTTCTGGTTGATATCTGTGTAGTTCTGGTTGATATATGTTTTGTTCTGGTTGATATATGTGTTGTTCTGGTTGATATCTGTGTTGTTCTGGTTGATATCTGTGTTGTTCTGGTTGATATATGTGTTGTTCTGGTTGATATCTGTGTTGTTCTGGTTGATATCTGTGTAGTTCTGGTTGATATATGTGTTGTTCTGGTTGATATCTGTCATAGCTGGTCAGCAACATTGGCTGCTGGCTACTGGGCTGCTGGCTACTGGGCTTCTGGCTACTGGGCCGTTGGCTACTGGGCTTCTGGCTACTGGGCTGTTGGCTACTGGGCTGCTGGCTCCTGGGCTGCTGGCTACTGGGCTGCTGGCTACTGGGCTGCTGGCTCCTGGGCTGTTGGCTACTGGGCTGCTGTCTACTGGGCTGCTGTCTACTGGGCTGCTGGCTACTGGGCTTCTGGCTACTGGGCTGCTGGCTACTGGGCTTCTGGCTACTGGGCTTCTGGCTACTGGGCTGCTGGCTCCTGGGCTGCTGGCTACTGGGCTTCTGGCTACTGGGCTTCTGGCTACTGGGCTTCTGGCTACTGGGCTGTTGGCTAATGGGCTGTTGGCTACTGGGCTTCTGGCTACTGGGCTTCTGGCTACTGGGCTGCTGGCTCCTGGGCTGCTGGCTACTGGGCTTCTGGCTACTGGGCTTCTGGGCTGCTGGCTACTGGGCTGTTGGCTACTGGGCTGCTGGCTACTGGCTACTGGGCTGTTGGCTACTGGGCTGCTGGCTACTGGGCTGTTGGCTACTGGGCTACTGGCTACTGGGCTGCTGGCTGCTGGCTACTGGGCTGCAGGAGAATAAGAGTTCCCTTTAACCCTGCGGAATGAGTTCATTTTAAATGGAAATTATTAAAGGCATGACAAGTCATGAAAGTGTTTGGCTGTTAGTTTGAGCCATATTTCATAATCTGATAGGAAGCATCCAACCTGGTGATGTTTTTAGTAGTTGGTCAAAACTGGGCAGACCTGTAGCATTGTTgaagtgttttgttgtttggtGCCAGGCTAGCTCATCTTGGCCTCTGAGAAGACAGGAGTCGTAAGTCATGGAGTCATTGAGCAGCTGTAGCTCTGCTCCCTGCTTCTCCTAGCCTGTCCCTGAACCAACAACAGCCTCCTCCACCCTACCCCAACCCCTAAAAACCTCCACCCTAGCCCAACCCCTAAAAACCTCCACCCTACCCCAACCCCTAAAACCTACTACCCTACCCCAACCCCTAAAAACCCCCTCCCTACCCCAACCCGTAAAACCTCCTACCCTACCCCAACCCCTAAAAACCCCCTCCCTACCCTACCACAACCCCTAAAACCTCCTACCCTACCACAACCCCTAAAACCTCCTCCCTACCCCAACCCCTAAAACCTCCTCCCTACCCCAACCCCTAAAAcctcctaccctaacccctaaaaaCCTCCTCCCTATCCCAACCCCTAAAACCTTCACCCTACCTCAACCCCTAAAACCTCCTACCCTACCCAACCATTAAAACACCCTACCCCAACCCCTAAAAATATcctaccctaccccaccctaccctaccccaaCCCCTAAAAACCTCCTACCCAACCCTACCCCAAGCCCTAAAA
This Salmo trutta unplaced genomic scaffold, fSalTru1.1, whole genome shotgun sequence DNA region includes the following protein-coding sequences:
- the LOC115191301 gene encoding repetitive proline-rich cell wall protein 2-like, with amino-acid sequence PAASSPVASSPVANSPVASSPVANSPVASSQQPSSQQPSSQQPRSPVARSPVASSPGASSPVARSPVARSPVANSPLANSPVARSPVARSPVARSPVASSPGASSPVARSPVARSPVASSPVARSPVASSPVDSSPVDSSPVANSPGASSPVASSPVASSPGASSPVANSPVARSPVANGPVARSPVASSPVASSQCC